In a genomic window of Stigmatella aurantiaca:
- a CDS encoding response regulator: MTPGMCRRLLLVEDDPGNRMTLTMLLEDEGFTVVTADSCALAARLLNDAPRYDAVLLDSRLGDGDGRSLIPLVRARLPGAKLVLVTGWLNEEALCHAVDAVFQKGTHFDELLACLCRLLSPAPG; encoded by the coding sequence ATGACTCCGGGGATGTGCCGCCGGCTGCTGCTGGTGGAAGATGACCCGGGCAACCGGATGACCCTCACGATGTTGCTGGAGGACGAGGGCTTCACCGTCGTCACCGCCGACTCGTGCGCGCTGGCCGCCCGGCTGCTCAACGACGCGCCGCGGTATGACGCCGTGCTGCTGGACTCGCGGCTGGGGGATGGGGATGGGCGCAGCCTCATTCCGCTGGTGCGCGCCCGGCTGCCCGGCGCCAAGCTGGTGCTCGTGACCGGGTGGCTGAACGAAGAGGCGCTGTGCCACGCGGTGGATGCCGTCTTCCAGAAGGGCACGCACTTCGACGAGCTGCTGGCGTGCCTGTGCCGCCTGCTGTCCCCCGCCCCCGGGTGA
- a CDS encoding ATP-binding protein, whose amino-acid sequence MDEHTQALRGHERAVVAEVVTSVLRHNLRNRFSSIRNASYYLMRKAQKTELWTADPRVEAFFQLIDRELASAEELLSRRGPPAGEGPPGRTLLREAVDQAFTQVRVPVSVRTERSCADQTPVEADAEDLALLTRCLLENALEALPGGGALRVRTWEEDGRVTLEVSDTGGGIPPEHQAQVFEPFMTTKPGHAGVGLCIVQRLALRSQGWVEVLPGEPSGTCVRVHFPLGGP is encoded by the coding sequence GTGGACGAGCACACGCAAGCGCTGCGGGGCCATGAGCGCGCGGTGGTGGCCGAGGTCGTCACCTCCGTGCTGCGCCACAACCTGCGCAACCGCTTCTCCAGCATTCGCAATGCCTCCTACTACCTCATGCGCAAGGCGCAGAAGACGGAGCTGTGGACGGCGGATCCACGCGTGGAGGCCTTCTTCCAGCTCATCGACCGGGAGCTGGCCTCCGCCGAGGAGCTGCTCTCGCGCCGGGGCCCGCCCGCGGGCGAGGGGCCCCCGGGGCGCACGCTGCTGCGCGAGGCGGTGGACCAGGCCTTCACCCAGGTGCGGGTGCCGGTGAGCGTGCGCACCGAGCGCTCGTGCGCGGACCAGACGCCCGTGGAGGCGGACGCGGAGGACCTGGCGCTGCTCACCCGGTGCCTGCTGGAGAACGCCCTGGAGGCCCTGCCCGGGGGCGGCGCGCTGCGCGTGCGCACGTGGGAAGAGGACGGGCGCGTCACCCTGGAGGTGAGCGACACCGGCGGGGGCATTCCTCCGGAGCACCAGGCCCAGGTGTTCGAGCCCTTCATGACGACCAAGCCCGGCCATGCCGGCGTGGGGCTGTGCATCGTTCAGCGGCTGGCCCTGCGCAGCCAGGGCTGGGTGGAAGTGCTGCCCGGCGAGCCCTCCGGCACCTGCGTCCGGGTGCACTTTCCGCTGGGAGGGCCCTGA
- a CDS encoding serine/threonine-protein kinase PknK, whose protein sequence is MVPPVLDKDAPGVPAALVPGSTVGGYVIEDVLSAGGFGVVHRARDAAQNPVAIKVSKHSARSITAQELVWQQNEIEALTRLRHPALVEVLSYGFLEDGRLYLVMELVPGEVLGQYLQRRGPLEALEALQLARRIAEALAWCHEAKVLHLDLKPANIIITDAVEPQVKVLDFGLARLSGGFLSPQGGPVAGTLSYLAPECFFGAEDRFSEKVDLYALGTLLYEMLALRPPFPGGKPYAELARLKRSGAMTPLEEACPRVPPAVAALVRSLLEPGPEQRFGGAARLAIRLQAVYFDLLNGRVRHREPVPSPVPAHLAQEVPFVGRQRERALLQEALEATAAHQGRALMLVGEAGLGKSRLLSEVLLRPDGGLWPLVGSGRCRQLGELVPYSPLREALGQLVERMTGLRGELGARVRGAAGGVLAGEAQELRRLVPELSRLLPGQEGPGGGGALVQGLEPERVGRALAHLLAAVGAVHPLVLALEDVHWPDEGTLAVLSRLTAAPPPGVLLLCTARPPPPLASRGALRMLTLHPLSPEENERLLTTLVGGAAPGLVRTLMQWVPVLATGHPLASVRIIQDLQHGGYLSRDAEGRLRLSERLRTEYRLPEAVSTVMGRTLEEPVLRVLRVAALMGRRFLGSDLAALGLFTPGEVREALAAAEAHRLCASSGDACTFASDAVRERLAAHEAREDAADIHRRIGERLRLRHAPPATLGPHWEKAGETMRAASAYVEAGLEAERLLEPIAASQHLRKAYALLLTLPGTPARDALLVRALCERVRVGCLLGQGAELLQFLEHCGALPGLTPAQTLLLNSAYARVYYAQGDFARALALSHRCLASPVEDAPRVALCVAKHIVGRALCSTGRFGQAAPVLAEAVALAAELGETVEQAHSEGLLAIARAYMGQSRLARESVAAASRMALRLGNPVRMAASLFYAAIVAEAECRWDEGVKRTTEMLAYIEANAITGVYQCVARLYAGRQQFHVGQLGRARHLIHQGLEVMRRQEVRYGQPCAHAFLGDVEFVAGRSADARRAYTQGLALANDGAQDEHAAALCLIGLAHLEALEGGAVERVRALGDEAVARLRAAGNLSGLVLALQRYAEALEALGDTGGAAPLAEEGRLLVARLGFTESGFWPRVVPGPGEAPLTPQAFWRLNREKAQAAGASAPLGEAGDFDDETVVRPLDPGKP, encoded by the coding sequence ATGGTTCCCCCTGTCCTGGACAAGGACGCCCCGGGCGTCCCCGCCGCGTTGGTGCCTGGGAGCACGGTGGGCGGCTACGTCATCGAGGACGTGCTGAGCGCGGGCGGCTTCGGCGTGGTGCACCGGGCGCGCGACGCCGCCCAGAATCCCGTGGCCATCAAGGTCAGCAAGCACTCGGCGCGCTCCATCACCGCGCAGGAGCTCGTCTGGCAGCAGAATGAAATCGAGGCGCTCACGCGCCTGCGCCACCCCGCCCTGGTGGAGGTGCTCAGCTACGGCTTCCTGGAGGATGGGAGGCTGTACCTGGTGATGGAGCTGGTGCCGGGCGAGGTGCTGGGCCAGTACCTCCAGCGGCGCGGGCCCCTGGAGGCGCTGGAGGCGCTCCAGCTCGCGCGCCGCATCGCCGAGGCGCTCGCCTGGTGCCACGAGGCCAAGGTGCTGCACCTGGACTTGAAGCCCGCCAACATCATCATCACCGACGCGGTGGAGCCCCAGGTGAAGGTGCTGGACTTTGGCCTGGCGCGGCTGTCCGGCGGCTTCCTCTCGCCGCAGGGCGGCCCCGTGGCGGGCACGCTCTCGTACCTGGCCCCCGAGTGCTTCTTCGGCGCGGAGGACCGCTTCAGCGAGAAGGTGGACCTGTACGCCCTGGGCACGCTGCTCTACGAGATGCTCGCGCTGCGCCCGCCGTTTCCCGGCGGCAAGCCGTACGCGGAGCTGGCCCGGCTCAAGCGCTCGGGCGCGATGACGCCGCTGGAGGAGGCCTGCCCCCGGGTGCCCCCGGCGGTGGCGGCGCTGGTGCGCTCGCTGCTGGAGCCCGGGCCGGAGCAGCGCTTCGGCGGCGCGGCGCGCCTGGCCATCCGGCTGCAGGCCGTGTACTTCGACTTGCTCAACGGGCGGGTGCGGCACCGGGAGCCCGTGCCCTCGCCGGTGCCGGCGCACCTGGCGCAGGAGGTGCCCTTCGTGGGGCGCCAGCGCGAGCGGGCGCTGCTCCAGGAGGCGCTGGAGGCCACCGCCGCGCACCAGGGCCGGGCGCTCATGCTGGTGGGCGAGGCGGGGCTGGGCAAGAGCCGGCTCCTGTCCGAGGTGCTGCTGCGCCCGGACGGGGGCCTCTGGCCGCTGGTGGGCTCCGGGCGCTGCCGCCAGCTCGGGGAGCTGGTGCCCTACTCCCCGCTGCGCGAGGCGCTGGGGCAGCTGGTGGAGCGGATGACGGGCCTGCGCGGCGAGCTGGGGGCGCGCGTGCGGGGCGCCGCGGGCGGGGTGCTCGCGGGCGAGGCCCAGGAGCTGCGGCGGCTGGTGCCGGAGCTGTCCCGGCTGCTCCCCGGCCAGGAGGGGCCGGGCGGCGGGGGCGCGCTGGTGCAGGGGCTGGAGCCGGAGCGCGTGGGCCGGGCCCTGGCGCACCTGCTCGCCGCGGTGGGCGCGGTGCACCCGCTGGTGCTGGCGCTGGAGGATGTGCACTGGCCGGACGAGGGCACCCTGGCGGTGCTCTCCCGGCTGACCGCGGCGCCGCCGCCGGGCGTGCTGCTCCTGTGCACGGCGCGCCCCCCGCCGCCCCTGGCGAGCCGGGGCGCGCTGCGGATGCTGACGCTCCACCCGCTGAGCCCCGAGGAGAACGAGCGGCTCCTGACGACGCTCGTGGGCGGCGCGGCGCCGGGCCTGGTGCGCACGCTGATGCAGTGGGTGCCGGTCCTGGCCACCGGCCACCCGCTGGCCAGCGTGCGCATCATCCAGGACTTGCAGCACGGGGGGTACCTGTCGCGGGACGCGGAGGGGCGCCTGCGCCTGTCCGAGCGCCTGCGCACCGAGTACCGGCTGCCGGAGGCCGTCTCCACGGTGATGGGGCGGACGCTGGAGGAGCCCGTGCTGCGGGTGCTGCGGGTAGCGGCGCTGATGGGCCGGCGCTTCCTCGGCTCGGACCTGGCGGCGCTGGGGCTGTTCACGCCCGGGGAGGTCCGCGAGGCGCTCGCCGCGGCGGAGGCGCACCGGCTGTGCGCCAGCTCGGGCGATGCGTGCACGTTCGCGAGCGACGCGGTGCGCGAGCGGCTCGCGGCGCACGAGGCCCGGGAGGACGCCGCCGACATCCACCGGCGCATCGGCGAGCGGCTGCGGCTTCGCCATGCGCCCCCCGCGACGCTGGGGCCGCACTGGGAGAAGGCGGGGGAGACGATGCGGGCGGCCAGCGCCTACGTGGAGGCGGGGCTGGAGGCGGAGCGGCTCCTGGAGCCCATCGCCGCCAGCCAGCACCTGCGCAAGGCGTACGCGCTGCTCCTCACGCTGCCGGGCACCCCCGCGCGGGATGCGCTGCTGGTGAGGGCCCTGTGCGAGCGCGTCCGGGTGGGCTGCCTGCTGGGACAGGGCGCCGAGCTGCTCCAGTTCCTGGAGCACTGCGGGGCGCTGCCCGGCCTCACCCCGGCGCAGACGCTCCTGCTGAACAGCGCGTACGCGCGGGTGTACTACGCGCAGGGGGACTTCGCCCGCGCGCTGGCGCTCAGCCACCGGTGCCTGGCCTCGCCGGTGGAGGACGCGCCCCGGGTGGCGCTCTGCGTGGCGAAGCACATCGTGGGCCGGGCGCTGTGCAGCACGGGGAGGTTTGGCCAGGCGGCGCCCGTGCTCGCCGAGGCGGTGGCGCTGGCGGCGGAGCTGGGCGAGACCGTGGAGCAGGCGCACTCGGAGGGGCTGCTCGCCATCGCGCGGGCGTACATGGGGCAGTCCCGCCTGGCGCGCGAGAGCGTGGCCGCGGCCTCGCGCATGGCGCTGCGGCTGGGCAACCCCGTGCGCATGGCCGCCTCGCTCTTCTACGCGGCGATCGTCGCCGAGGCGGAGTGCCGCTGGGACGAGGGGGTGAAGCGCACCACGGAGATGCTGGCCTACATCGAGGCCAACGCCATCACCGGCGTGTACCAGTGCGTGGCGAGGCTCTACGCCGGTCGGCAGCAGTTCCACGTGGGGCAGCTCGGCCGGGCCCGGCACTTGATTCACCAGGGGCTCGAGGTGATGCGGCGGCAGGAGGTCCGCTACGGCCAGCCCTGCGCGCACGCCTTCCTGGGGGACGTGGAGTTCGTCGCGGGCCGGTCCGCGGACGCCCGGCGCGCCTACACGCAGGGGCTGGCCCTGGCGAACGACGGCGCGCAGGACGAACACGCTGCGGCGCTGTGCCTCATCGGCCTGGCCCACCTGGAGGCGCTGGAGGGCGGCGCGGTGGAGCGGGTGCGGGCGCTCGGGGACGAGGCGGTGGCGCGGCTCCGGGCGGCGGGGAACCTCAGCGGCCTCGTGCTGGCGCTCCAGCGCTACGCGGAGGCGCTGGAGGCGCTGGGAGACACCGGGGGCGCGGCGCCGCTGGCCGAGGAGGGGCGGCTCCTGGTGGCGCGGCTGGGGTTCACGGAGTCCGGCTTCTGGCCGCGCGTGGTGCCGGGGCCGGGCGAGGCGCCGCTGACGCCCCAGGCGTTCTGGCGCCTGAACCGCGAGAAGGCCCAGGCCGCCGGTGCCAGCGCCCCGCTGGGGGAGGCGGGGGACTTCGACGACGAGACGGTGGTGCGGCCCCTGGACCCCGGTAAGCCCTGA